A genomic region of Cyprinus carpio isolate SPL01 chromosome B13, ASM1834038v1, whole genome shotgun sequence contains the following coding sequences:
- the ptpn20 gene encoding tyrosine-protein phosphatase non-receptor type 13 isoform X1 — protein sequence MSSTFVTLAEVLEARGGPLEEDEVWSLLLGSAESLLDLSYKGHNICNIITPASLLLSATGTLAFKNCAVTDEVCAFTAPEMLQGRAISTKLAMEKIIVYSLGMTLYWSVDYHLPQNQPIQLSDSLNCLVLSMCEDMAHRRANLNSILEVCESHHKASLMPPPNKVIKQLVEDVFQDSVDRAALTENVVQLSGKSQMIRERLHGKRGPYPGYTEGNGETHRLSLDSEPKQGISQQQKTWSIRSRPSQTTSYQGSNRIPRGLHHRRSTSCWLSQSTCLNVPKKGEARSSSPYITVSESAVSLSQRKAKSLGPEFTRMIDEPQIVLELPGSIVSKKGKSGLSQREVNVIMPNEQCVAVKCDIKSRGRDVFDMVVAHANLVEHFYFGLAFIDDGEFFFLDPETKISKVAPDYWKKVASATFTIFLRVKFFPDDISYILHRLTQHQYYLQLRRDVLEDRVYCTEETALFLAALALQAEFGDYLPEVYGKNYFQMEQYISKRVIEKAALPCLREELPRLHANNAHMLPEEAEMEFLKITQQLPEYGVLFHRVARERKPIIGELVLGICAKGIMVYEVKNHSRVLSRKFHWTETDSLSTSRRKFTIECSPSGKKHSFVTESSKIAQYLLNLCSAQHKFHSEMTSRQLTYCLASDDNVAKYTSICRARHNQIKRLSCSEIVLNNIGLNGLPNDSMSKSCDDLSAKIRVRIQQQNEVNYIPEPRTPSELKDQSPSSSPPENFSPPVYRIMPSVSLQKQDSEVHSTTSSIRVDTPTRTTPEREIICVTLKKDPKLGFGFVIVGEDNTGKFDLGIFIASIVPDGPADRDGRIRPGGRLISLNKISLEGVTFNIAAAILQSSPNEVELIVSQPKQDLRDSKTSLATSNLGMMLERGFGSQSTLSAEYRPVMEELEETLSNIMAPKMGKRLHIPVVRILDFQDRMSNNSSSFSSKPSDVIYMELRKINSSLGISVAGGINTNVHHGGIYITSVIPGGAADQDGRIQIGDRLLEVDGCNLRAVTHRQAVECLKRTGEVVSLVLEREPPVVLDTYSVSSTLERQRSPSPLSVQSTPTPLRRDVTMETPLSVRAKDFSFVPDDNILEVTLQTSLSSLGFSFIISELGPDEGSMVHIKSLSSGQPAGDCGLLKEGDIILAVNGEPVRGLSYEEVLHLLQKSPSEIRLSICRPSQDEHTDIEISLGHDTLPTRALRSRSLDLQTRTVAPDFSELLKKRAIEVDLKKKVSPEKTQEIPLTQQKPDTELVDTTISAPPPLPPRPSSGEAGEPKPHAIMGEGHESKAPPPTPSDVKVTTAIPAPTPAAPETAIATHQQESKNDTISTNLVSACTSHTTEDVEKSMTSFTANGLTVIADEEYLTITTTAPSPPSSSIAVSNEPPPPSALSPSLLSTPPPYQQATQVSSPVKPPAQFTVPLARNNNGWDDDDEEEDDEDPQRDMLKEFELTVSLTKSWCGSFGFTITRSKLDNCFYVQEVLDNPAKADGRLRAGDRLVMVSGHNVTNVTDDVAISILRSSSRRLHMVLGRAVQNLLPPPPPDTLQDIVIPKTPSGQLGIKLTGGIGSKWQGIYVQEVVPGSPACEEASIQPNDKIVYICGKCTLGMTLEDAVKVCESAPRTVRFKAMRDDRPVIPVDKWNGLFEWQEKKVFPLLEEPVSPDMEAAPTDVKPVADSAVQFRKRLSVTSDQESCILQVEFTKPEKGGLGFALVGGANGSTLRVKDICCGGVAEQDGRLRVGDILLEVNGIIVSGLSHGKVVDILRKAEGTVQLTVCRDILPMSTCSGSSSPAEASQEFNTSNSADITTQTETQADHVSFQTSECPGLEGECEQESRNCTPTCQRCCPSLGVTDMLQERTDPQKQHLEKSAMKTEHSQSDGWSSDEVEDGDDDDNASQPLLPETVRYTGRPIVSEEELARLAVISPSKNGQYSGSRVKALIHALEQLEKQDLIKEFMALEHLKPSDNCLVGKAHENRKKNRYRDILPYDKTRVPVGENEGYINASYIRMKVGTEQLFYISAQGPLPGTQDNFWQMVWENKSDVIAMMTREVERGRVKCHKYWPEKLDVPKETSCYQLHLDNYQMLGYFHIKVIKMVEKESGDIHFVKHLKFTTWPDHGTPHSSEQLVCFMRYMRAVHAKGPIIVHCSAGIGRSGVLICTDVILSLIEKDLSINVSGIVKEMRLQRHGMIQTKEQYLFCYKVWLEVLQSISLLHDHH from the exons GTAAGCGTGGACCATATCCTGGTTATACAGAGGGGAACGGAGAGACTCACAGACTGTCTCTGGACTCCGAGCCAAAGCAAG gaaTTTCCCAACAACAGAAAACCTGGTCTATCAGAAGTAGACCTAGTCAGACCACATCCTATCAGGGCTCAAACAG AATTCCACGGGGGCTTCACCACAGACGAAGCACAAGTTGTTGGCTCTCACAAAGTACATGCCTCAACGTTCCCAAAAAGGGTGAAGCCCGATCTTCCAGTCCCTATATCACTGTTAGTGAGTCTGCAGTCAGCCTCTCCCAAAGGAAAGCTAAG AGTCTTGGACCTGAATTTACCAGGATGATTGATGAACCTCAAATAGTTTTAGAGCTGCCGGGATCTATAGTG TCAAAGAAAGGCAAGTCAGGCTTGTCTCAAAGGGAGGTTAATGTAATCATGCCAAATGAACAGTGTGTGGCCGTGAAATGTGACATCAAGTCCCGTGGGAGAGATGTCTTCGACATGGTTGTGGCACACGCTAACCTTGTGGAGCACTTTTACTTTGGCCTTGCTTTCATTGATG atggtgaatttttctttttggacCCTGAGACAAAAATCTCAAAGGTTGCCCCAGATTACTGGAAGAAAGTGGCTTCTGCGACATTTACAATTTTTCTCCGTGTCAAATTTTTCCCTGATGACATCTCCTATATATT gcATAGACTTACACAACACCAATACTATCTCCAGCTGAGGAGGGACGTTCTGGAGGACAGAGTGTACTGTACTGAGGAGACCGCATTGTTTCTTGCTGCATTAGCACTGCAGGCTGAGTTTGGAGATTATTTGCCTGAA GTTTATGGGAAGAACTATTTCCAAATGGAGCAGTACATCTCTAAGAGAGTCATAGAGAAAGCGGCCTTGCCCTGTTTAAGAGAGGAGTTGCCAAGGTTACATGCCAATAATGCTCACATGCTTCCAGAGGAGGCTGAGATGGAGTTCTTAAAG ATTACACAGCAGCTGCCAGAGTATGGAGTGCTGTTCCACAGAGTTGCCCGTGAAAGGAAACCTATCATTGGAGAGCTGGTTTTGGGAATTTGTGCCAAAGGAATTATGGTTTATGAAGTCAAGAACCATTCTCGTGTGTTAAGCCGCAAATTTCACTGGACAGAAACAGACAGTCTCTCAACAAGT AGACGAAAATTTACCATCGAGTGCAGCCCGAGTGGGAAGAAGCACTCATTTGTGACAGAGAGCTCAAAGATTGCACAGTACCTCCTGAACCTCTGCTCAGCCCAGCACAAGTTTCACAGTGAGATGACCTCTCGTCAGCTGACCTACTGTTTAGCCTCAG ATGATAACGTGGCAAAATATACATCAATATGCCGTGCTCGACACAATCAGATAAAGAGGCTGTCTTGCTCGGAGATTGTGCTCAACAATATTGGTTTGAATGGATTACCGAATGACTCCATGAGCAAGTCTTGCGATGACCTGTCAGCAAAAATCAGAGTTCGGATTCAGCAACAGAATGAAGTAAATTACATTCCTGAACCAAGAACCCCAAGTGAACTGAAAGACCAGAGCCCAAGCAGCAG CCCTCCAGAAAATTTCAGTCCTCCAGTCTACCGCATCATGCCCAGTGTCTCTTTGCAAAAGCAGGACTCAGAGGTTCATTCCACCACCTCGTCTATAAGAG tggACACACCCACAAGAACAACCCCAGAGAGAGAAATCATCTGTGTTACTTTAAAGAAGGATCCAAAACTTGGTTTCG GGTTTGTAATAGTCGGTGAGGACAACACAGGGAAGTTTGATCTGGGAATTTTCATAGCATCCATCGTTCCCGACGGGCCAGCTGATAGGGACGGCAGAATCAGACCCG gtGGTCGGCTGATCTCTCTGAATAAGATCAGTCTAGAAGGGGTGACATTTAATATAGCTGCTGCCATACTGCAGAGCAGCCCAAATGAAGTGGAGCTCATAGTGTCCCAACCCAAAC AGGACCTCCGGGACAGTAAGACGTCACTGGCTACAAGTAATTTAGGGATGATGCTGGAAAGAGGCTTTGGCTCTCAAAGCACCCTGAGTGCAGAGTACAGGCCTGTGATGGAAGAGCTGGAGGAGACCCTCTCCAACATCATGGCTCCGAAAATGGGCAAAAGGCTGCACATACCTGTGGTGCGGATCCTGGATTTTCAG GATAGAATGTCTAATAATTCTTCCAGCTTCAGTTCAAAGCCAAGTGACGTAATCTACATGGAGCTCAGAAAGATCAACAGCAGCTTGGGAATCAGTGTCGCT GGGGGAATCAACACTAATGTACATCATGGAGGAATCTACATCACAAGCGTGATCCCAGGAGGAGCGGCAGATCAAGATGGAAGAATACAGATAG GTGACAGGCTGCTGGAGGTGGATGGCTGTAACCTGCGTGCCGTCACACACAGGCAGGCGGTAGAGTGCCTGAAGAGGACGGGGGAG GTGGTGAGCCTGGTTCTGGAACGAGAGCCTCCAGTGGTGCTGGACACTTACAGTGTCTCATCCACGTTGGAGAGACAGAGATCTCCTTCACCCCTCAGTGTGCAAAGCACGCCCACGCCCCTGAGGAGAGATGTGACCATGGAAACGCCCTTGTCTGTCAGGGCCAAAGACTTCAGCTTTGTGCCAGATG ATAACATCCTGGAGGTGACGCTACAGACGAGTCTCAGTAGCCTGGGGTTCAGTTTCATCATATCTGAACTGGGTCCAGATGAGGGCAGCATGGTGCATATTAAGAGCCTTTCTTCTGGTCAGCCTGCAGGGGATTGTGGGCTTCTGAAGGAGGGAGACATAATCCTGGCTGTCAATGGAGAACCTGTCAGAGGCCTTTCCTATGAG GAAGTTCTGCATCTCCTCCAAAAATCTCCGTCTGAGATTAGGCTGTCAATCTGCAGACCTTCACAGGATGAACATACAGATATTGAGATCTCTCTG GGTCATGACACACTTCCAACCCGTGCACTGAGATCCAGGTCTCTAGACCTGCAGACAAGGACTGTTGCCCCAGACTTTAGTGAACTCCTCAAGAAGCGGGCAATAGAGGTGGATCTAAAGAAAAAAGTTTCCCCAGAGAAAACCCAGGAGATCCCATTGACCCAACAGAAACCAGATACTGAGCTGGTGGATACGACTATATCAGCCCCTCCACCCCTACCTCCACGCCCATCCTCAGGTGAAGCTGGAGAACCTAAACCTCATGCCATAATGGGGGAGGGGCATGAGAGCAAAGCCCCACCCCCAACACCAAGCGATGTTAAAGTGACAACAGCCATCCCAGCACCAACACCAGCAGCCCCTGAAACAGCAATTGCAACCCATCAGCAAGAGTCAAAAAATGATACCATCTCAACCAACCTTGTCTCAGCTTGTACCAG TCACACAACTGAAGATGTGGAAAAGAGCATGACAAGTTTCACAGCTAATGGACTGACCGTCATAGCCGATGAGGAATACTTGACCATCACCACCACAGCTCCCTCTCCTCCAAGCAGCAGCATTGCTGTCTCCAATGAACCGCCACCACCATCAGCCCTTTCTCCATCACTGTTAAGCACACCTCCACCCTACCAGCAAGCAACTCAAGTGTCATCTCCAGTGAAACCTCCTGCCCAGTTTACCGTCCCCTTAGCCAGAAACAACAACGGCTGGGacgatgatgatgaagaggaggatgatgaagatccCCAAAGG GACATGTTGAAGGAGTTTGAACTGACTGTCTCACTGACCAAATCATGGTGTGGCAGTTTTGGTTTTACAATAACCAGGAGTAAACTGGACAACTGCTTTTATGTCCAGGAGGTCCTGGATAATCCAGCCAAAGCAGATGGAAGGCTTAGGGCAGGAGACAGGCTTGTCATG GTAAGCGGTCACAATGTGACCAATGTGACAGATGACGTGGCTATTAGCATCCTTAGGTCTTCCTCTAGAAGACTGCACATGGTGCTGGGCAGAGCTGTGCAAAATCTACTACCTCCGCCGCCTCCTGACACCCTCCAGGACATTGTCATCCCCAAGACTCCATCCGGACAACTGG GTATCAAGCTAACAGGGGGTATTGGTAGCAAGTGGCAGGGAATTTATGTCCAGGAGGTGGTGCCAGGCTCCCCTGCTTGTGAAGAGGCAAGCATCCAGCCCAATGACAAGATTGTTTACATTTGTGGGAAGTGCACCCTGGGAATGACGCTGGAGGATGCTgtgaaagtgtgtgagagtgccccTCGCACAGTCCGATTCAAAGCCATGAG AGATGACCGACCAGTGATACCAGTAGATAAATGGAATG GTTTGTTTGAATGGCAGGAGAAAAAAGTCTTCCCCCTCCTCGAAGAGCCTGTGTCCCCTGACATGGAGGCGGCTCCTACCGATG TTAAACCTGTTGCTGACAGTGCCGTACAATTCAGGAAAAGGCTGTCTGTCACATCAGATCAGGAG agctgTATCCTCCAGGTGGAGTTCACCAAGCCTGAGAAAGGTGGGCTGGGCTTTGCTCTGGTGGGCGGGGCCAATGGGAGCACACTAAGAGTGAAGGATATTTGTTGTGGGGGTGTGGCCGAGCAGGACGGTCGTCTTCGAGTGGGTGACATTCTTTTGGAG GTGAATGGCATCATTGTATCTGGACTGAGCCACGGTAAAGTTGTGGATATTTTGCGGAAGGCAGAGGGCACGGTTCAGCTGACAGTATGTAGGGACATCCTGCCCATGTCAACCTGCTCTGGTTCCAGCTCCCCTGCTGAGGCCTCTCAGGAATTCAACACATCAAATTCTGCAG ATATtacaacacaaacagaaacacaggcAGATCATGTGTCTTTCCAGACCTCAGAATGTCCTGGTCTTGAAGGGGAATGTGAGcag GAAAGTCGAAACTGTACACCTACCTGTCAGAGGTGTTGTCCATCTCTGGGAGTCACAGACATGCTACAGGAAAG GACAGACCCCCAGAAGCAGCATCTAGAAAAATCTGCCATGAAAACAGAGCATAGCCAGTCAGACGGCTGGAGCAGTGATGAAGTAGAGGATGGTGATGATGACGACAATGCTTCTCAGCCATTGCTTCCCGAGACCGTTCGTTATACag GTCGACCGATTGTGTCAGAAGAGGAGCTTGCTAGACTTGCAGTGATATCCCCATCTAAGAATGGGCAGTACTCTGGCTCTCGGGTCAAAGCCCTCATACACGCCCTTGAACAGTTAGAAAAGCAAGATCTGATCAAAGAGTTTATG gctttagagCATTTGAAACCTTCAGACAACTGCCTGGTTGGAAAAGCACATGAAAACCGGAAGAAGAACAGATACAGAGATATCCTGCCCT ATGATAAAACGCGTGTTCCTGTCGGAGAGAATGAGGGCTACATCAATGCCAGCTACATTCGTATGAAGGTGGGCACAGAGCAGCTCTTCTACATCTCTGCTCAGGGCCCTTTGCCTGGCACCCAGGATAACTTCTGGCAGATGGTGTGGGAGAACAAGTCTGATGTTATCGCCATGATGACTCGGGAGGTGGAACGTGGCCGGGTAAAATGCCACAAGTACTGGCCCGAGAAGCTCGACGTTCCCAAAGAAACCAGCTGTTACCAGCTCCACCTGGATAACTACCAGATGCTTGGCTATTTCCACATTAAGGTCATCAAGATGGTGGAAAAAGAG AGTGGAGACATTCACTTTGTGAAGCATCTAAAGTTCACCACATGGCCTGACCATGGCACGCCACACTCCTCCGAGCAGCTGGTGTGTTTCATGCGCTACATGAGGGCTGTTCACGCTAAAGGGCCGATCATAGTCCACTGCAGTGCAGGCATTGGCCGATCTGGAGTCCTCATCTGCACTGACGTCATCCTCAGTCTCATTGAGAAAGACCTAAGT ATTAACGTGAGTGGCATAGTAAAGGAGATGAGACTCCAGCGGCACGGCATGATTCAGACCAAG GAACAATACCTCTTTTGTTACAAAGTCTGGCTGGAAGTGTTACAAAGCATCTCACTACTTCATGATCACCATTGA